Within Topomyia yanbarensis strain Yona2022 chromosome 2, ASM3024719v1, whole genome shotgun sequence, the genomic segment ttcgtagatcgcttattaaaccagaatagtctacagaatcattttaatttgaaatgatttttactctaaactttttaaatactgatttgttatactttttgagcatattgttcggtttttagGTACAAGAACTACAAagaaccgaaatttgacttaactttatttttacgaagcttcgtaaagtgtctattttttataaaacaaataaatctcagatttgagcaagagtaataaattacaagcgcgtttttattttcctttagagtgggatgtgccaaatttacttttaagtttcttattttaaataccattttttgtgaaactagttggcaattatttcaaattttttcaagctaaaattcgcaacattttttattgttcaatattgcatgcaacgtgttaaaatggatgaaactttttgtacattgattaagaactgaaataaaacaattttagcagttttaaaggttttcagaatattttattctaattggaaacaaattatacgaattttggttactcgaattttacagtatattgaaatgctttctataataccaattaacatttATTTAACATAGGATATCTTTCCACAgacagtttaaacaaacatttgaatgtaaaacattgacatcaataacttaatgtgggtaaacatgtaggttatcaaagtcaccccggaatacgaaaacggacttcaacttgaaattatttttggaaaaatagctgcaagcggacaattttaggttaaaccatccaatcttattctccatacatcagtacatggtttaaaaatattaaacttgaaaaaaacgttttgcgtctaaaaatatgtaatgattacttcgaaaagtgatcaatgtcaccccggtttacggtaccttgTCGGAAACcggattttggaaattttcttaTGGATAAACGCTTAACTTGCAGCAAAAtatggaaatttaaaaataaacactgagcaaaatttacattgaatttacataaaaacgtcttatgactttcagacataaggattttaaatggattttataaatATGTCTTATGATTgggaggggaaattttccaaatccatctcttattattttcataagacagtcttatgaaatttatgaacatgtccgaatgaacgccataggtgcccatttatgaaaattgctgacatttataaGCAGTGGTTTGAATGTAATAGAtgggcacccgttgcactcgaactcacgcaactgacaaagtatagaaaccaccgagaattgtcaaccatgaacgtcattcatcatgagttcattcgtgtggtcATCTTGGAGAACTAAATTCGGGACAAATGAACCGCCgtagatcccttcagaagattgGAGAGAAAATtctcattaaatattaaaatttgtacataatgagcaaCACTTCAATATTTCCTGGGAAATTGGACTTgacaactgaatgataatgattgttacttttcaaatgattttgttaattataaaatacgcgtcagatactaattatatgcacaacttatttcatttcaaataatcggatatcttctgtaaTCTTCTTCTGTAAATCAGAACCATGTAGACTgatttaatgctcacagtaatttattgaataacaaaaagcaattaatttaaattttgtttcaatttgactaaaaatatcacttcttttgtttcaaacagcggtaaCCAAAAAGTGCAGGCCTGAAACTATTAGCTCCTGGTTGGCCATCCAGtccagtactgaattcataagaaacaattatgaacttctcacaaaagtgacgtttatgaaaaacaaaatataattttaaagaatcaataacagatctcatgtgggtttcataaaaaaaacttatgaaattcttaaacacATTTATTGGGACGAAGATttaagactgttttatgaaatacattatttgtacgtctatggagtgcatgactaaagataaatgaattcataagcctgcctatgaaattctaaagcgttcaatgACATCGAAGAAGGCTGGTTCATATGCCGAGAtttatgaaattctcagattCTTTTTGCTcgttgaatgtaaacaaaacacAACATTGATTGTAGATGGGTAAAATTTTAACGGCACCGTCATCGGTTAACTTATTCTAAATTCTCTCCAGAATCTCcgcgtattttaatttttctccaGAATATAATTTAGATTTTCTTGAAGAAGAGGGATATACTAATCAAATTATTAGGTAACAGGATATAGATTGCATAAAATTAACCTAGCAATGTAATACATTTATTTGTGATCGTATTTTTGTCCGTATTTTTGATTGTTTAGTAATTTCAAAAGCCAACAGTGTCCGCTCACCTCATTACAGTTTAGTAGTGAGTTAGGGTGTAGCTtttgaatttagatattttttttaaataacaaaTTAAACAAGATATCTAtactaaaaatttatttataacAATTGCAGTTATTGAGAAATGTTTAATTTCAttaacagcaaaaaaaaatcaaaaaacccgatttcaaaaatatcattttttaaataaaagtaGAGTAGAGTGAAATGTGATGAGATATTACCACCTATTGTAGCCCCTTGAGCCTAATCTGATAGACAGTGTATGAAGCGCCCTGAAGGAACGGCTGCTCGCAGAGTACTTCGCATATTCTAGAGTAATCACTTCTCTTATACAATCAACGGGTATTGTTTGAGAATTTCCTTTAAATGACTAAATCTCATCAATCAGTCgccattagattcattaaaaagCAGAGCAGAACCAATGGGAAAAAGAACCCGCCCTTTATCTATTAATTCTTAGCACAGTGAAAATGGCCAAATCGATTCAATCAGGTGCACTCATAGGCCCACTCTGTTGTCACGGATTTTAGTTGCTAACTGGTTATGTCGCCATTGCTGGGTTTTCGTTCATAATCAGCAGAGATTTATAtgcctttttttcctttttatttcgactatgttgatcacattttcttttttacatcttaacgacattcaattagctagagattactggatagggaaagttatgaaaattagagccatagtactcaagtgagagcaaggatgtgaagtaaacagatcggaaaaataGAAGTTACAGGgccattagaacaggcttaatatcgtacgggcttaatctttgtcttcagctaatgagggtcgagcttaggcagcataactacgaatcacccgagttcattaccatgtgtcctggtatagatagacgtgtccatctttaccgcgACAACCGTCGGTTGTGGTAGGATCATTAGAACAggttgtcggttgtcacggtaaagatggacacgtctatctataccaggacacatgctaatgaactcgggtgattcgtaatTATGCTGcttaagctcgaccctcattagcagaagacaaagattaagcccgtacgatattaagcctgttctaatgaccctgacACTTCtatttttccgatctgtttacttcacatccttgctctcacttgagtactatggctctaattttcataactttccctacccagaaATCTCCAATTGAATgtcattaaaatgtaaaaaagatgtATATGCCCATTACATAATTTGGGGTAGCTTTGATGTCGGTTTTAGAGGCACTCAATTGATGGCAGAGACACAAATCTGCTTATACTGAATGGAGGAAATTACCCAATATTTGTACCATCTTGcagggaagaggtgttagatgtagcTCTCTGATTCGACACTATTGTGCATGATTTGACAAACTGGCTCgcaccaaacgagctcgaatagtcgttatctgatcataagtgcATCATCTTTAATGTTTTAAATGTCTCGTCAGATATCGTCACATACCGTAATTCTAAATATTCGAACTGGGACCTGGCGACTGGCAACTAGGATTCACGGATGTTTTCGACGATGCAATCTCTTAGTGTCTTAGATGAGGTCATCAATAAAACAAACTCTTTCATAGTAGCAGCAAAGCAAGATGCATGTcaatttcgagttgtgcgtgctTTTAGAGGAAACCCTTGGTGGAATGCCTGTCTCAGCAAGGCCAGTGGATTAAATGAATTACTTTCGAGATCGGACGACTTTTATGTCTGTTAATGGTTAATACATTTCTGACGAAGTTGAAGTACTCAATTCTCTTATTGATACATACTTTCAAGGCTGTACCGATCTATCACCAACGAATgccgcaagttttttttttcaagtagtCCTTAAGGCCCAAACGCAATGGCGACAGAAGCGGAACGGCAACGGTACGCGGAATTGTCGCGGTTTGTACTAAAAAAACCGCGACCATTGCCGCGTATTCAAAACGCAATGAACATCAGCGGTTAGAGCTCGAATAGCGCTTGACATTCCTTTGTTGACAAATTTGGACCAAACCAAAGCGACTTTCCTTTTACAAAGCTCATCGCAGTGAATGTCTGCTTTATCAATCGTGGTCGGTCCACTCGATTCCTTGATTAATACAGCAATGATGAAGTAAATAGTGGCACAGGACTACTGATACTATCCATCCGAACTACAATGCGACAACCTTGTTCACGGATTCTAAtacaaaaattggtttaatcATTGCATGCTCGAATAATATAAACCTGGTTTAATcatgtgaaatatttttgttagatTGTCCTTGATGCTTTCACTGAAGGGGGAATAGATTAGATATCTGGTGATTGATTACAATCGCTTCACCTGCTGCGGGGTATATGTATATTTGGATAAAGATGTAAATTATGGATAGCGTAACGCCAAATATTCAGGTCATGGCAAGAAATTAGTATAGCCATGTCGGAATTCGGTAGAACAATTTGCATGACATctatattttttaaagaaaaacggtTGTCAATTCTACCAAGTGGGTGCTATGGAAGGACATAGACATCGCATTTGTCAAAATAGCTGGTCATACAACTTCCGAATCCGAACCTAAACTGATTGAAATAATGAAGAACACCAATAGAAAAACGAACAATGAAGAACACCATCGATTCGAAAGCATCCAACGACTTCAGATCTTTTGGCCAAACCTGTAACCGAATCTTGAGAATCGCAGGTTTGATTATATTCAAAACTTTCTACCAAAGACCCAACCATGAACCAGTATCTTTGATATACTGCAGATAAATGGTTTACGTATCGTATCCGGTAGCGAGTTTCTCCTTTTCAATCAATGTCAATTAGTTTATCCTGGCTAACGCTTGCTTTGTACACTTGCTTGCAAAGTGGCTTACGAAGTTGGTCTGTGCATCCAAATGATTTTTCGCGTTCGTCAGAACGTAAACTGTGAACAAAACTAGAGTAACAAGAAACGTAGCTGTCTAGTAGATAAAATAACCACGGTTCCGTAGTATGCCCACCGACGTGCCAGTTTccttaattgtttaaattaaaatactttGTTACACTAGTGGCATCTGTATAATGGTTCGTTTGGTGGACGTCGATAAATCAACAGTACGCAAAATCCAAAGTGTATTGACGTTGTACCAGATGTGCTAGAACGAACAAACTATCTTTTATTCTTGTTAAAATATCGTTTCTTATCTTTCCCAGCTTTTTATTATCTTGTGTATGCACTAATTCACAAAACTGTTCGTTAAAAGAACAAAAAGTAACAGAGATCTTTTGCAATGAGTACAGTTTCAACAGTGAATttcgttcatgtttttcatgccgCCATCTTTGAATTTCTTCTGGTCCATTAGTACGCACACGAAAATTGCTTatttgggttcgattcccaaagcCGCACATATGATTggagatttttagaaaaaagcTTTTTCTACTccaaaaaaggcgaatgaccctaaggttaaaacctctaaaatcgaatgaaaaaaaagcTGCTATTAAGTTCACTCTCTGCCCAACCTAAATATCCGCAATACAATACGTTAGATTCCACTGAATATGGAATTCGGTGAATTTGAATTAAAACAATCTGTTTACCGCGTTTTCGATTGCCGCTctttttgaatttattcaaaaaaacGCGGTTTTGTTCTTTTAGTACAACGCCGCGTTTACCGTTCCGCCATCATTGCGGACAACCGCATTGACTTGCATATATTCAAAATTATAATTGACAGCCGCTTTCCGTTGCCGTTCCGCTTCCGTCGCCATTGCGTTTAGGCCTTTATTCTCTGGTATTTATTCGTAGAATTATGACAgtcgaatcgatcaaatggacgCTTGAAAGATTTGCTCCGGCAAAGCTTTCGGGAAACGATTGAATCATTTCAGTTCTACTTCAACGAGGATATTAGCAGTTAAAGAATATTTAGTAAAACATTCTTACTACTAACGTGACGGGAAATAATTGTAAagttcattcccaaaggtgatCGCGTTACCAATGCGGAGGCAAAGCCGATCAGTCTGACATCCTTCTTTCTCAAATGTTTGGGACGTTTAATCCATCACACCATTCGGGATACTGCCTTAAGCGAGCACCCGCTTCGTGCGTTGCAACATGCATTTCAGCGGCAGAACTGAGCACCCTGATGTAatttttaacattgaaaatGGCTTTTTGCAAAAGctcgtgtctttcgaatccattacGGAAGCAGCACAAGGCCACAGATGTTCTATATGGCAAGTCGAGGAAACTTCGTATCggtggatgtcctcaaggtggtgtactATCTGGACTTTTATGGAACCATATTGCCGATAACTTTTTGAGGAAATTTAATGAGCTTGGGTCTCCGCAAAATAGTTTCGTCGAAGATCATCGTATAATGATcatactttttgatttgatacagaaaatgaaaaatgaattttctcataacaagttttttttaccccCAAAATTTCCTGCACAATGCCCAAAATTTTTTCTAGCATTGCTAATTTCCTAACGAAACatgagcattgcatacataccgtaaattttgtgagtaaaaaaaacttgtcacgGTAAATTTTCATGTTAAATTACTAACCGATTTGTGGCATctaaacacatctacaaactttggGCTGTCCATGTTATAATCTTTAAGATCTGTTGGGGAACAGTGGAGATGTAGCAATTCAAATTAGCTGTATTACTAGTTTTGACGCGTGGTTCTTGGAGTGTTAATGACACTATTCGGGCCACTTAGCCAGGACCCGTGCAAGATCGtgtataaataatataaaactgaaaaacccTAGCACGTTGCTTAGTGGCACTCCAGAGGTAGCTTTACAGGATGTAGAAACGGTGAGTGCGACCTGAATGAACGCTTCATGGTCGATAAAGTGTAAATCAAATTGTTTGACAATATATGCGTATCAATGTGCGCAATCAAGTCAAGAGCCAATCGAAAGATCACGTATACCAAATCCACTTAACAGAGAGATTATAAAGCGGGAACAATGGGTTCATTTGATTTGTTGACAGATGCTCAACGGTAAAGCTTACTATGTAATAGCTTGTGTGGTATCGTATCAAAGCGGCTTCAAATAATTTGCTGAAGGTACAAAGTGTTGATATTTCACCAGTGCAGTGTCAAtactatattttttttacaacgtAATTCATCCATTCTTTATCGATGGCATCTTTTCAGTAGTTTtcgaaaaatatcaaaatataatatttggaATTAATGCGCTggattttttatattgaagtATAACTTATATAATTTCTTCCAAGGGTGCAGCTAGTTTCTTTGGCAGTATTTGTCGTTAGTATTTGATTCAAACCGTTACGTACTGAACCATCCACCCTAAAACTGTCTTTGCTGAATCAATAAGTTGTCAACTTGGACCATGATAAACCGTTATAAGCTTCTTTGAACAGCGGGCCCTCGACTCTTCTTCATTCTGGATGATGCCCCTTTGCTCACTGCGACTATCCGACATTCCGGCGACATGACAAGCCACCTAAACTGTCCGATCATTTCTCACTGCACTTCCGATGACCAGTTCACCAAGCAGATTATGTAATTTGTGATTCCTACACCTTCTGTGAGTGATCTTGGTGAAATTTACTCAGACCCGAGTGTTTTGGAGCACAGTTGCCGGATACATCTCTGGATTTCTTTGCTGATGTCATTCTCGGTCATTAGCAATAAGCCCAAATAAAAAAGTCCACTTTACTCTCATCGTCGTGTATTCACAATTTAGTCCATGGCTTTAGTCGGATacatttcttcaaaataatatattcaGGCTACTGCACatttatgaattaaaaaatgtATAGTGGAACGCATCAGATAGCCGCCTCCAGTTTCCGAGACGCAGTGCGATCAATGTCGCTTTatcccagcccggggacaacttgacagatagtgcttgtttcatataggtaccactaatttgatggtggcgctagtatgccttctccgtacgagtaccacgaacaacgaaacgaaatagtttcaagagaaaagtgtgtttcgttacgtgtgttatgaacgccgtcaatgcagcaagaacaacatttagaaaaagcgtattccaaaatgtggataaagaaaacaattattagagaaAAAATTATGCCTAACTGGAAACTGTCagcaaggtacataaatcttattataaatttagctggaagtcgttgtttttttttggttttattgttgtgtgaagtgtgtAAGCAATGCTTTTTGCCcgagaaatatgaatgaaaatcattttggccaatgaaagtaaatcatgAAGCCAAACAATTCGTGAACAtatgacatcttgtttcaaattaattaagaacgtcaagCATTCTAGAATGTTGTTTGGGAATATAAACgaaatatgtaggattttctacacagttAGCAAAATTTGTGCGCTtttgccagaattctggcagcaaaccggtagtgcccGGTTTTAGCAAGATTGCTGCCAGGAATATACAATTATGTTCGACTCCTGCCAGAGTTTTGTttgacttttgcaataattctgttcAAAAGATTTTGCGATGGTTTGGGacggatcccttcagaattcaTTTTGCATATTACTCAGCTCCAGTCCGACAGAAAACTAATTGAACGGCGTCTACAGGAGGATTTCATGTTGGTTCGATTCTGAagtttttcggaaatttcaatataagtggaagtggctcgattttgaaacccatcttcttgtatttctgaaaatcgatttatttttcttggattATATAGGTCCAAAATGGAATATATGTTTCTATTAAGGTATGGACAGTTTCTAATTTGAACAGTGAAATAAATTTggtgatagaaatgcttaaattgtccattttttacagatatagaaaataatagatgggatgcgccttttttaaattttgttccattcgagccgccatgacatcaccaaatcaccacaaaatttgcttatgagttcaatatatggaagctgtcaagttgtccccgggctgcttTATCCATCCACTTCTAACGTAACTGGTTTCGAATAATTGCATCGTATATGAATTCGGAGTTGGTGAACATGGGATGCGTAGAAATGTTCTGTTGGAGACATTTCGGTGAAATTTTCTGAATCGCAAAAGTTTAACCGTTCATCGACTTTAACTTTATCAATATCATCTGGGTAGTGTTTTATATGCAACTCCGTGTTAATCACAGTTCATAAATAGGACTTCAGATAATTTTTGATATAACATATTGCTCTACGATTAAATTTCTCGATTAGGGTATTTGATACACATTTACTAGACATTTGTGTGCACGTGGTGCAACTGCTAGTCGCTATAATTAATATCTGAATATGCCAATCTATTTCTAATTGCTTACAATCCATTTCACTTTTTCCCTTTCGCTCCGCAGTAAATATAATTTCCCTGTCGCAAGGAACCGCAATTGGATGGCTCTCACCGTTTCTGCCACTGCTCATATCAACCGAGTCACCCCTCAGCACAGGACCGGTAACAGATATTCAAGCCACGTGGATTGCGTCGTTGCTGTGTGTTGGCGCCATCTTCGGGACGGTTCTGTTCGGCTGGTCGGCGGATAAATTTGGACGAAAGTTTTCCCTCTGCATCGCAGCGTTGCCCCTGATCGGTTTCTGGGCGTGCATCGCTTTTGGAGGATTCGTCGAAATTTTGTACCTTGGCCGGTTGTTGGCCGGAGTGGGAGCTGCAGGAGTTTTTCTTCTAGTTCCACTATACGTAACCGAGATTTCGGAGGACAGGTTCGATTAGTCACAGGAAACAAACAACATTTATTTTGATACATTATTGTTCTATTACAGAATAAGAGGATCTCTGGGAACCTTTTTCATCTTGTTCATAAACCTGGGAACGCTGGTTTCGTTCGTCGTCGGAACATATCTCTCGTATCACATCACGTCGTACATTCTAATTTTCCTCCCGATCCTGTTTCTGCTGTGTTTTGTTCGGTTTCCAGAGACACCGCAGCACTTGATTCGCTGTAATAAAATTGAAGCAGCCGAAGGTTCGTTGAAGTATCTACGAGGCTATACATCGTCTCCGGAGCACGTAAATATGCTGAAAGAAGAAATATCTAAGCTAATGAGCCAAATCGTGATTCGAGGAAAAGATTCCAACGTCGATTCATCCATCAAGTGGGCTGATTTTGGTGAGTATTGGAATTGCTCAACTGTTCACACTCCGAGATCCGTCACTCAGGATGATTGCCATTCGCTTCATCAATTGTTTTAAATAGATTCCTTACACTATTTCTTACCTTCTTTCAGCTCCATTCTCCACGAAGAAAGCCATCATAATAGGAATGGTTCTCGTCGCTTTAAACCAACTGTCCGGATGCTTCGCTCTGATCAATTATACGGCACAAATTTTTGCCGATGCTAGTACAGGGCTAGATCCTAACATTTCCGCCATCATAGTCGGTGGTATCCAGATTGCGGGATCCTATGTGTCAACACTGGTTGTGGATCGCTGTAGACGAAAGGTAATTTTTCAACTATCTATTTATTGTTCCTACTCGTCAACTTATTTCTTTGTTGTTTATTTGTAGATTCTGTATATAGTTACCACTTTCGGTTCAGCCGTCGGTCTGGCTGCTATGGGCGTTCATGCCTATCTCAAAACGAGCGGGTTCGATGTTAGAGTAATCAGTTGGCTTCCAGTGGCTAGTCTGTCGTTCGTGATCTTCATTGCCTCTGTCGGTATGTTGCCGTTGACGTTTGTGATTCTGTCCGAAATTTTGCCGCAAAAGGTAAGGGCTAAgttaatattaatgttgactGTAAACAGTCTAATCCTCTCCTTTAATCTCAGCTTCGAAGCTTCGCTGGTTCGCTTTGCACCACCTTCCTTTGGGTGGTTAGCTTTATCGTGGTGAAGTACTTCCCTGTGATGGTGGAAGTACTTGGAATGCACGGCTGCATGTGGACCTTTGCTGGATGCTGTGTCTTCGGGGTGTTGTTCAATGCGTTCTTCATTCCTGAAACCAGAGGAAAGAGTATTGATGAGATTACGCTGGCGATGGAGAGTAGGAGTAAGAATTGAAAATCAGCTATTGTTAAGAAGTTTTCGCGTATTTCTTGTCAGCGTGCCATTGCAAAGGAAAGAAGTAGTCAGCAATAATGGAGACCTGTTTCATCATGAAGTGCAAATTAATACCATTAGTGATTATATTCAGAAATTTACAAAAGTTGAAAACTGCGATGACTACCTTGTCCAATGTTTGAGCTCGATATGGTGCTAATTTACAAACACTATTGGTAGATATCTGTGGGACTCACTCACTTACTACTAAACACTTTAATTTTAAAACTACATTCCCATCACTAGAGCTTCCAATTAATAGTGCAATCATTCGTGAagaagtatttttatatttattttacattgccGAGTGCACAGTAAGCTGTTTTACTTATAAGAATGTGGTTTAAAACTGATACAACTGCAGCTTAAACTAAGCACCTGCAAGCTTTAAAGATAAAATGAAAATGTGTGATTTTGTCTCATTAGTACTAGTTAGAACCTAACTTATTGAATTTTATGACGAATTATGACGAGACCAAATTACATAGTTCCTGTTTTATAATAAAACGAGTAGTTTCAAATGACTAATTGTCTTTTTCTGCTTCTGAAggctttttgtgaaataattccTATTCAACCAACAGCAAATATAATAATCTTAAGAATTCCAATTGAATTACCAAATAAAAGATGGGTGAGTGATGTCTGTGACTGTGAGTGTCGTGACTGCACCCTGGGCTGTGAATAAAAATCTATTGATTTATTGGAATTGGAACGGCTGTCTCAGTCAAGTATAAGCAAAACAACTGATGGTTATTGTCTGACGTTTCGGCCTTTGAGGTtgacctttttcaagggaaatatggtatttcccttgaaaaagaccACCATCAAAGATATAACCCAATCTATTGATATTAAACGAAATCACGTTTaaattggaaattttcaaataattgtttaaaatacttgtggtggttctgaaaagaacctttgatgTTGCCGTGCTGCTTTGGATTCGAAGATCGATAGATGCTGCTGACTTTTGACATAGGGACTCATCTGCTATTCATGAATTCGATTCTGACATAATCGGTGTAGATATTAAAAACTCAATTCTTCTGATTTGATAGCGTTGACAGGGGCTATTTTATTTGCTAAGGGCcgtcatataccacgtggacagagGAGGAGGCGGTATAAGCGCTTGGTATTTTCCTTTCAAATTTTTCCTCACTAGTAAGCAACACTTAAATTGCACATACAGTTCTGTAACTGACCTCACACAACTTTGCTCTCAGAAACATTTGATCCAATTTTATGTAATTTAGGCAATTCCCATTATTTTTTTGGATTTCGTAATTTGTTGCACGGCCCAATTCAAGAATTCATATATTTCTTCCATTTTACGTGATTATgatgaatgcaaaaatgtgtttttttgggcacaaatttttcaaaacctttttcaaactgattttgttaaaaaatgcgATATTTTCACGAAAGTCACAAAAAACTAAAATTCTGtgaagaaataagaaatatatgctttTGGGATAACATTCAACTTCACAGTAGTTCAATACATTGGAAAAATCCATAATTTCGTGGAATTTAAAGCTCCTTTGTGAAATTACCGGACAAAAAGGGCAATGTAGGTAGGAGTACAGAGATTGTCTACGCTTGTCCACGGAGGGTAAGAAGGGGGTCAGAAACCAAGGCATTTCTGAACGGCGCCTAACGAAAACAATCTCTAAATGGGAAATAGTTGTTCCAATTGGCTTCAGCTGTTAGCATGGGGCTACAAAATTTACATGATGCAGTCAGTTCACGTAGGTGGCCGCATCCTAATAATCGTCTTCTCACTCGGTATTTATATACAAGATTTTATCAAATTGCCGTCACTACTCACCCGGAACTAGACAAACTAAAGAAAGTAGTCCAGTCTACCGAGACGGCAGCGGCCTATTAATCGTCTTTGCTCCCGGTATTTATATACAATCTACCACTGCAGAACTCGATGGATTTTAACAACAGCATTCGACTGAAATAACAATTCTTTCTGTCCAAAGATTTACGGATCGATGCTTGAAATTCGAAGGAACCAATCACGAACGAGCTTTTGTCCGTTGTGAAACATCGGTGTTTTCGTTGTGTGTATAACTTTCCAACcatcgaaaataaaaatagtGGCCACTAGTAATCTGAAACGACACAATCTATTTAAGGGGAGCGTCtgat encodes:
- the LOC131682110 gene encoding facilitated trehalose transporter Tret1-like — encoded protein: MPETKLPIEIKADRRVVHQYLAAICVNIISLSQGTAIGWLSPFLPLLISTESPLSTGPVTDIQATWIASLLCVGAIFGTVLFGWSADKFGRKFSLCIAALPLIGFWACIAFGGFVEILYLGRLLAGVGAAGVFLLVPLYVTEISEDRIRGSLGTFFILFINLGTLVSFVVGTYLSYHITSYILIFLPILFLLCFVRFPETPQHLIRCNKIEAAEGSLKYLRGYTSSPEHVNMLKEEISKLMSQIVIRGKDSNVDSSIKWADFAPFSTKKAIIIGMVLVALNQLSGCFALINYTAQIFADASTGLDPNISAIIVGGIQIAGSYVSTLVVDRCRRKILYIVTTFGSAVGLAAMGVHAYLKTSGFDVRVISWLPVASLSFVIFIASVGMLPLTFVILSEILPQKLRSFAGSLCTTFLWVVSFIVVKYFPVMVEVLGMHGCMWTFAGCCVFGVLFNAFFIPETRGKSIDEITLAMESRSKN